The Triticum aestivum cultivar Chinese Spring chromosome 3A, IWGSC CS RefSeq v2.1, whole genome shotgun sequence genome includes a region encoding these proteins:
- the LOC123061496 gene encoding DEAD-box ATP-dependent RNA helicase 26 — protein MSGNPGNAAAPKRQRRRRPRDAEDGSAFPRVVTSRPRGADQVREVAMVPAEAMDIDAGTSSNAATGGVDGSYLSDTRFDQCAVSPLSLQGIKDAGYERLTRVQEATLPVILQGKDVLAKAKTGTGKTVAFLLPAIELLSTLPCSTSINLLVMLPTRELAYQVAVEARKLLKYHSSLGVQVVIGGTKLSQEQRSMRSTPCQILVATPGRLIDHLQNTPGFSARIKGVKVLVLDEADRLLDMGFRRDIEKIIAFIPKERQTLLFSATVPGEVREVSHLAMQKDYKFINTVQEGDEETHAQVNQMYMVAPLDLHFSILYGVLKKHIAEDAEYKVIIFCTTAMVTKLVAEILSQLKLNIREIHSRKSQSARTKVSDEFRKSKGLILVSSDVSARGVDYPDVSLVIQVGLPSDRQQYIHRLGRTGRKGKEGQGILLLAHWEKYFLSSVNDLSITETVAPPVNPSIQTEVKGAIRRVEIKTKESAYQAWLGYYNSNKTISRDKSRLVKLAEDFSQSMELEIVPAIPKLILRKMGLQNVPGLRSS, from the exons ATGTCAGGCAATCCCGGGAACGCGGCAGCCCCGAAGCGGCAGCGGAGGCGGCGCCCGAGGGACGCGGAGGACGGCTCCGCGTTCCCCAGGGTTGTCACGAGCCGGCCAAGAGGTGCCGACCAGGTCCGCGAGGTGGCCATGGTGCCAGCGGAGGCCATGGATATCGATGCGGGGACAAGTTCTAACGCCGCCACAGGAGGCGTGGATGGATCGTACCTCAGCGACACACG GTTCGATCAATGCGCTGTTTCTCCATTGTCATTGCAAGGAATCAAAGATGCTGGGTATGAAAGGCTGACCCGCGTCCAGGAGGCAACTCTGCCAGTAATTCTTCAAG GCAAGGATGTTCTTGCAAAAGCAAAGACTGGAACAGGAAAAACCGTTGCATTTTTG CTTCCAGCCATTGAACTTCTGTCTACATTACCCTGTTCTACATCGATAAATTTGCTGGTGATGCTCCCTACTAGGGAGCTCGCATACCAAGTGGCCGTTGAGGCTAGGAAGCTTCTTAAGTATCACAGCTCACTGGGCGTGCAGGTTGTAATTGGTGGCACAAAATTATCTCAAGAGCAAAGAAGCATGCGATCCACGCCATGTCAG ATTCTTGTTGCTACACCTGGAAGGCTCATCGATCATCTTCAAAACACACCTGGTTTTTCTGCCCGGATTAAAGGTGTGAAGGTTCTTGTTCTTGATGAAGCTGACCGCCTATTGGATATGGGATTCAGAAGAGATATTGAGAAAATAATTGCTTTCATTCCTAAGGAACGGCAAACACTGCTATTTTCTGCTACTGTTCCAGGAGAG GTCCGTGAAGTATCTCATTTAGCAATGCAGAAGGATTACAAGTTCATCAATACTGTTCAAGAGGGTGATGAGGAGACACATGCACAG GTAAATCAGATGTACATGGTTGCACCATTAGACCTCCACTTCTCTATATTATATGGTGTCTTAAAGAAGCATATTGCAGAAGATGCAGAATACAAA GTTATTATATTCTGTACTACAGCAATGGTCACCAAGCTTGTTGCTGAAATTCTCTCCCAGCTGAAACTGAATATAAGAGAGATTCATTCCAGGAAGTCACAATCTGCCAGAACAAAGGTCTCAGATGAATTTAGGAAGTCAAAGGGCTTGATATTAGTCAGTTCTGATGTTTCTGCCCGTGGTGTTGATTATCCTGATGTCTCGCTTGTCATACAG GTTGGGTTGCCTTCTGATAGACAGCAGTATATACATAGACTTGGTCGTACTGGAAGGAAAGGCAAGGAAGGGCAAGGCATTTTACTGTTAGCTCACTGGGAAAAATATTTCCTTAGTAGCGTTAATGATCTGTCAATAACAGAGACGGTGGCACCTCCAGTTAATCCAAGCATTCAAACAGAA GTGAAAGGTGCCATCAGGAGAGTGGAGATAAAGACGAAAGAATCGGCCTATCAAGCATGGTTAGGGTACTACAACTCAAACAAGACCATCAGCAGAGACAAGTCAAGACTTGTTAAGCTTGCAGAGGACTTCAGTCAGAGCATGGAGCTTGAAATTGTGCCAGCCATACCGAAACTCATTCTTCGGAAGATGGGCCTTCAAAATGTTCCTGGGCTGAGGTCTTCGTGA